The following proteins are co-located in the Flammeovirga kamogawensis genome:
- a CDS encoding DUF4230 domain-containing protein, which produces MASYIMWDLFEENYSDSTNDQQLIVEELEGLGRLELYKARVRDVAEYSEENEYLEDIPIASEYFKSKILAVIGGEIVAYINLNEIKQSDIRIADSTVIIDLPNLHIDGRVNPKEVKIYSSDYASPDAMNKLYIEAEKKLRKTGQEMQLEAKAKENAKLYLAPILSKISGNRHVKINFKDSVNLHYIRQ; this is translated from the coding sequence ATGGCATCTTATATAATGTGGGATTTGTTTGAAGAAAATTATAGCGACTCTACTAATGACCAACAGTTAATTGTTGAGGAATTAGAAGGATTGGGTCGTTTAGAACTATATAAAGCTAGGGTAAGAGATGTTGCTGAATACTCTGAAGAAAATGAATATTTAGAAGATATTCCTATTGCTAGTGAATACTTTAAATCTAAAATTCTTGCTGTAATTGGTGGGGAAATCGTTGCTTATATCAACTTAAACGAGATCAAACAAAGTGATATCCGTATTGCTGATTCAACAGTAATAATAGATTTACCAAACTTGCATATAGATGGACGTGTAAACCCTAAAGAAGTAAAAATTTATTCTTCTGATTATGCAAGCCCTGACGCAATGAACAAACTGTATATAGAAGCAGAAAAAAAACTACGTAAAACAGGGCAAGAAATGCAACTTGAAGCAAAAGCAAAAGAGAATGCAAAACTATACCTTGCTCCTATACTTTCTAAAATTAGTGGTAACCGCCATGTAAAAATTAACTTTAAAGATAGCGTCAACTTACACTATATTAGACAATAA